The following coding sequences lie in one Pontibacter sp. G13 genomic window:
- a CDS encoding T9SS-dependent choice-of-anchor J family protein: MTDLRKTCLGLLGLLLSCTTIFAQSPSRSGNPAEQISKASLRQFPCGGLTVFEENFDSTAIPAGWTVLDLDGLAPDSNLNPITPNPGWQSIEDLMDPMNGQNRSIASPSFYQDTVGRSDDWIITPQIQNLPANVCLSWLAYSQDADFNEDYQVLISTTLPEPDSFFANSNLASVFSEKSELNYRSVSLADYEGEDVYIAFRQVTTDGFLLVLDDIRLAEVEEIDMAMFQVDPISAPINQEITISGSFINRGLVELEFDSAEFSVFYRIDGGDIEEQTIDIEFELIPNDTLTFVHDSTWTPTEERQYLVEVWIDTVSGDMNPENDTLRFMQAIGGATSLNPGFDLPVSIYPNPVESSLIVHIPNAPESPLDFRVLDAQGRMVIAKQRIPMGMETLKLDLGHLPNGFYFLEIQQGDRTRALEKFIKQ; this comes from the coding sequence ATGACCGACCTGCGTAAGACCTGCCTGGGCCTGTTGGGACTTCTGCTGTCCTGCACCACCATCTTCGCCCAATCTCCCAGCCGTTCAGGCAATCCCGCCGAACAGATCTCCAAAGCCTCACTCAGACAGTTTCCCTGTGGCGGCTTGACCGTGTTCGAGGAAAACTTCGACTCCACTGCGATTCCTGCGGGATGGACGGTCTTGGATCTCGATGGACTCGCTCCAGATTCCAACCTCAACCCCATCACCCCCAATCCGGGATGGCAATCTATCGAGGACCTCATGGACCCCATGAATGGCCAGAATCGATCCATCGCCAGCCCTTCCTTCTACCAAGACACCGTCGGAAGAAGCGATGACTGGATCATCACCCCACAGATCCAGAACCTCCCCGCCAATGTCTGCCTGTCTTGGCTCGCATATTCACAGGATGCAGATTTCAACGAGGACTATCAGGTACTCATCTCCACGACTCTGCCCGAACCGGACTCTTTCTTCGCCAATTCCAACCTGGCGTCTGTATTCAGCGAGAAATCAGAGCTCAACTATCGCTCCGTGAGCCTTGCCGATTACGAAGGAGAGGACGTATACATCGCATTCCGCCAAGTGACCACCGATGGATTCTTGCTGGTACTCGATGATATCCGCCTCGCAGAAGTGGAAGAGATCGACATGGCCATGTTCCAAGTAGATCCGATCAGCGCTCCGATCAATCAGGAGATCACCATCAGCGGATCTTTCATCAACCGCGGCCTGGTGGAACTGGAATTCGATAGCGCGGAATTCTCCGTGTTCTACCGCATCGACGGTGGCGACATCGAAGAGCAGACCATTGACATCGAATTTGAATTGATCCCCAACGATACCCTGACCTTTGTGCATGACAGCACTTGGACCCCTACCGAGGAGCGCCAATATCTCGTGGAAGTTTGGATCGACACCGTTTCCGGCGACATGAACCCCGAGAATGACACGCTCCGATTCATGCAGGCGATTGGTGGAGCAACCTCCCTGAATCCCGGTTTCGATCTCCCCGTGAGCATCTACCCCAACCCTGTCGAATCTTCCCTGATCGTACACATTCCCAACGCACCTGAATCACCCCTAGATTTCCGCGTATTGGACGCTCAAGGACGGATGGTCATCGCCAAACAGCGCATCCCAATGGGCATGGAAACGCTCAAACTGGATCTCGGTCATTTGCCGAACGGATTCTACTTCCTCGAAATCCAGCAGGGCGATCGCACACGCGCACTGGAAAAATTCATCAAGCAGTAA
- the rpmB gene encoding 50S ribosomal protein L28, which translates to MARVCEVTGKRTASGNHVSHANNKVRRKFYPNLIKKRFYLPEEDRWVTLKLSTSALRTINKKGISAVVKEMRAQGKKV; encoded by the coding sequence ATGGCCAGAGTCTGCGAAGTAACCGGCAAACGTACGGCTAGTGGAAACCACGTTTCCCACGCCAACAACAAAGTGAGACGCAAATTCTACCCGAATTTGATCAAGAAGCGTTTCTATCTCCCAGAAGAAGACCGCTGGGTAACCTTGAAACTGTCCACTTCTGCCCTCCGCACCATCAACAAGAAAGGCATCAGTGCCGTAGTCAAGGAGATGCGCGCGCAAGGAAAAAAAGTCTAA
- the kdsA gene encoding 3-deoxy-8-phosphooctulonate synthase, translating into MTSQKPLFLLSGPCAFEDYDTAIHIAQTVKQICDDLGIEYIFKASYKKANRTKLGSFTGIGKEEALKAIQAVGEAVGVKTITDVHESHEPEQVAEYIDCLQIPAFLCRQTDLLVAAGKTGKAINLKKGQFLSPEAMGFALEKIQSTGNDQVWLCERGTTFGYSDLIVDATSMVRMKRHGVPVVMDCTHAVQKPNQTSGITGGDASLIEAVALSAVATGADGLFIETHPTPHLAKSDAQSMLQLDSLRPLLEKVVRVRKALATVEA; encoded by the coding sequence ATGACATCCCAGAAACCGCTATTCCTCTTGTCAGGGCCTTGCGCCTTCGAGGACTACGATACAGCCATTCACATCGCCCAGACCGTCAAGCAGATTTGCGATGATCTGGGGATCGAATACATTTTCAAGGCCAGCTACAAAAAGGCCAACCGCACCAAACTCGGTAGTTTCACAGGCATCGGCAAGGAAGAAGCCCTCAAGGCAATTCAGGCGGTGGGTGAGGCTGTAGGCGTCAAAACCATCACGGATGTGCATGAAAGCCATGAGCCCGAGCAGGTCGCCGAATACATCGATTGCCTCCAGATTCCCGCTTTCCTTTGCCGCCAGACGGATCTACTCGTCGCTGCCGGAAAAACGGGCAAAGCCATCAACCTGAAAAAAGGCCAATTCCTCTCTCCGGAAGCGATGGGATTTGCATTGGAGAAAATCCAATCTACCGGCAATGACCAAGTCTGGCTCTGCGAACGCGGAACGACCTTCGGATACTCGGATCTGATCGTAGATGCGACTTCCATGGTCCGGATGAAAAGACATGGAGTGCCTGTCGTCATGGACTGTACCCATGCGGTCCAAAAGCCCAATCAAACCAGCGGCATCACCGGGGGAGATGCATCCCTGATCGAAGCGGTAGCGCTTTCAGCCGTTGCTACGGGCGCAGATGGACTCTTCATCGAAACCCATCCAACTCCACACCTCGCCAAGAGCGATGCACAGAGCATGTTGCAGCTGGACTCGCTCAGACCCTTGCTGGAGAAGGTGGTACGGGTACGAAAAGCACTCGCCACTGTAGAGGCATAG
- a CDS encoding SIS domain-containing protein, producing MEKLKTYIQQHIDALTNIPLDEQLYNAVELIHEHVHQRPGKVVVSGMGKAGHIGYNLAMTLSSTGTPAVFLHPGEAQHGDLGIIQRDDLLFMISNSGKTREVLELFHLSRNLISDIPIISLSGNADGDLNQLADIGLLTGSPKEICPLDLTPTTSIATMTVIGNLLVVLLMERISFSAEEYAKRHHSGYLGQKAKSIHKSNSSS from the coding sequence ATGGAGAAGTTGAAAACCTATATTCAGCAGCATATAGATGCGCTGACCAATATTCCCCTCGACGAGCAGCTGTACAATGCCGTCGAATTGATCCATGAGCATGTGCATCAAAGGCCCGGCAAGGTGGTCGTCAGTGGCATGGGCAAGGCCGGACACATCGGCTACAACCTCGCCATGACCCTCAGTTCCACGGGTACGCCTGCGGTATTCCTACATCCCGGAGAAGCCCAGCATGGAGACCTCGGGATCATCCAACGAGACGATTTGCTGTTCATGATCTCCAATTCCGGCAAGACCCGCGAGGTGCTGGAGCTGTTTCACCTGTCCCGAAATCTGATATCCGACATCCCCATCATCTCCCTCTCAGGCAACGCCGATGGAGATTTGAACCAACTGGCGGATATTGGCCTACTGACAGGCAGCCCCAAGGAGATCTGCCCATTGGACCTCACGCCGACGACCTCTATCGCCACCATGACCGTCATCGGCAATTTGCTCGTCGTACTGCTGATGGAGCGTATCTCTTTTTCAGCCGAAGAATACGCCAAGCGCCATCATTCAGGGTATTTGGGCCAAAAAGCCAAATCCATCCATAAATCCAACTCATCCTCATGA
- a CDS encoding sterol desaturase family protein, with protein MKKVASKERPKRTTKKSILGFDLERITRTHSYVPITILSVASIGFLVWGILYTDIAWYAMIGTFAVGMLGFTLLEYSIHRFLYHIQSDSKWLDKVKYTAHGIHHEHPRDEEHLAMPPILSALLTTLVLWGVYQLVGDYSFFFTPGLILGYAAYLFIHYVIHVYRPPKNFLRVLWTHHAVHHYKDDSVNYGVSSPLWDHIFGTLPKKAYKVIKDVQGKRE; from the coding sequence ATGAAGAAAGTCGCTTCCAAGGAACGCCCTAAGCGTACCACCAAGAAGTCCATTTTGGGATTCGATTTAGAGCGGATTACCAGAACTCATTCCTACGTTCCCATTACCATCCTATCGGTTGCCTCGATAGGATTTTTGGTTTGGGGAATCCTCTACACCGACATTGCATGGTACGCCATGATCGGAACCTTCGCGGTGGGGATGCTGGGTTTCACGCTGTTGGAATACAGTATCCACCGATTTTTGTACCATATCCAGTCCGACTCCAAATGGTTGGACAAAGTCAAGTACACGGCGCATGGAATTCACCACGAACATCCTCGGGATGAGGAACATCTGGCTATGCCCCCGATCTTGAGTGCCTTGTTGACGACCCTGGTTTTGTGGGGCGTGTATCAACTGGTGGGAGATTACTCCTTCTTTTTTACTCCGGGATTGATTCTGGGATATGCAGCTTATTTGTTTATCCATTACGTCATCCACGTGTACCGCCCACCCAAGAATTTCCTCCGGGTCTTGTGGACGCATCATGCTGTGCATCACTACAAAGATGATTCGGTCAACTATGGAGTGTCTTCTCCTTTGTGGGACCACATCTTCGGGACACTGCCCAAAAAGGCCTACAAAGTCATCAAGGACGTACAAGGAAAAAGGGAGTAG
- a CDS encoding anthranilate synthase component I family protein, giving the protein MKQVIQTRTFPAIDFLPEELGQLKEALLRAVASYPYVGWFDNCESEIDRYGQYELRVGISRLSPITEWEHLRNREWMGLIPYELKSRFEGRLISENPAWIDWPEVAAFQPEVVFEIRRNQHQMEIRGKEALIEQILKQLGDWRKAPHWERPEGSVPTFQTTIDQADYLSDIHRCRELIEEGEFYEINLSQAFLAEGRLPEPAYWFQRLKEISPVPFASFLKFDQKYLLCASPERFLQLQGNRLLSQPIKGTAPRDPNPAQDQLNRSHLSESIKERAENVMIVDLTRNDLYRSSETASVEVPHLFEIQAFPQVYQMVTSVTGRKRPSVSPSDAIANTFPPGSMTGAPKVRSARYIDQFEHFARGAYAGSLGYGLPNGDFDLNVIIRTLAYDADAERLSYHVGGAITYDSDPLQEYEETLIKARALRKLLES; this is encoded by the coding sequence ATGAAGCAAGTCATACAGACCCGTACATTTCCAGCCATTGACTTCCTCCCCGAGGAACTCGGCCAACTCAAGGAAGCGCTCCTCCGAGCAGTGGCTTCCTATCCGTACGTGGGATGGTTTGACAACTGTGAATCTGAGATCGATCGATATGGTCAGTATGAACTGAGGGTCGGAATCTCGCGGTTATCCCCCATCACCGAATGGGAGCATTTGCGGAATCGTGAATGGATGGGATTGATTCCCTACGAGCTGAAATCCAGATTTGAGGGCCGCCTGATCTCCGAGAATCCCGCATGGATCGATTGGCCCGAAGTCGCGGCATTCCAGCCAGAAGTGGTATTCGAAATTCGCAGGAATCAACATCAGATGGAGATTCGGGGCAAGGAAGCCCTGATCGAGCAGATTCTCAAGCAATTGGGAGATTGGAGAAAAGCCCCTCATTGGGAGCGACCAGAAGGCTCTGTGCCTACCTTCCAGACGACCATCGACCAGGCGGATTATTTGTCGGACATCCACAGATGTCGGGAATTAATCGAAGAGGGGGAATTCTACGAAATCAACCTTTCTCAGGCATTTTTGGCGGAAGGGCGGCTACCAGAGCCTGCATATTGGTTTCAGCGACTCAAGGAAATTTCACCCGTTCCGTTTGCCTCCTTCCTCAAATTCGACCAGAAATACCTACTCTGTGCTTCTCCGGAACGCTTTCTTCAGCTTCAGGGAAATCGCCTACTCTCCCAGCCCATCAAGGGTACCGCCCCCAGAGATCCTAATCCTGCCCAAGACCAGCTCAACCGCTCCCATCTCTCCGAATCCATCAAGGAGCGTGCGGAGAATGTCATGATCGTGGATTTGACCCGCAATGATCTGTACCGATCCAGCGAAACCGCTTCGGTGGAAGTGCCACACTTGTTCGAAATTCAGGCTTTTCCTCAAGTATATCAGATGGTCACAAGTGTCACAGGCCGCAAGCGTCCATCTGTTTCCCCTTCTGACGCCATCGCCAACACGTTTCCACCGGGTTCCATGACAGGCGCCCCCAAGGTGAGATCCGCCCGATATATTGATCAATTCGAACATTTTGCCCGAGGCGCCTATGCAGGAAGTCTGGGGTATGGATTGCCCAATGGAGATTTCGACCTCAACGTCATCATCCGCACCTTGGCCTATGACGCCGATGCAGAGCGCTTGAGTTATCATGTCGGAGGAGCGATCACCTATGATTCCGACCCGCTCCAAGAGTATGAAGAGACCCTCATCAAGGCTAGAGCGCTTCGCAAATTGCTCGAAAGCTAA
- a CDS encoding TlpA disulfide reductase family protein has product MKAQEIPTYTMETLEPLLTQEDDTIRVFNFWATWCKPCVKELPAFEALEAHFAGKPFKLVLISLDFPQAKESSLIPFVERRQLKPEVWHLDPQMKDNVWIPKISEAWTGSIPATLVTARGGDLYEFKEQSFEQEALFEWIESIMEAEMTR; this is encoded by the coding sequence ATGAAGGCTCAGGAAATCCCCACCTATACGATGGAAACGCTGGAACCCCTGCTGACTCAGGAGGATGATACCATCCGGGTTTTCAACTTCTGGGCGACTTGGTGCAAGCCATGTGTCAAGGAACTGCCTGCATTCGAAGCACTGGAGGCTCATTTTGCAGGCAAGCCATTCAAATTGGTGTTGATTAGTCTCGATTTTCCGCAAGCCAAGGAATCCTCCCTCATCCCGTTTGTGGAGCGCCGCCAACTCAAGCCCGAGGTATGGCATCTCGATCCTCAAATGAAGGACAACGTTTGGATTCCCAAGATCTCCGAGGCTTGGACGGGATCGATCCCCGCGACGTTGGTGACCGCCCGCGGAGGCGACCTGTACGAATTCAAAGAGCAATCCTTCGAGCAGGAAGCCTTGTTTGAATGGATTGAATCCATCATGGAGGCCGAAATGACTCGATAA
- a CDS encoding thioredoxin family protein, whose protein sequence is MKKLLSTLVICLTMTAAWAQGYSVGDAAADFSLKNIDGKMVSMADFDEAKGFVVVFTCNHCPYAKMYEERLVDLDKAYAQKGYPIIAINPNDANAYPEDDFASMKVRAEERGFTFPYLVDGNSEIARTFGATRTPHVYLLNKEGGELKVRYIGAIDDNARDASSVEDTYLANAIDALLAGDEIAEAETRAVGCSIKFVGQ, encoded by the coding sequence ATGAAGAAGCTATTGTCCACCCTCGTAATTTGCCTGACTATGACCGCAGCATGGGCGCAAGGATACTCTGTCGGCGATGCCGCAGCGGATTTCTCCCTCAAGAACATTGACGGGAAGATGGTTTCCATGGCCGATTTTGACGAAGCCAAAGGATTTGTCGTGGTTTTCACCTGCAACCACTGCCCATACGCCAAAATGTACGAAGAGCGCCTCGTCGATCTGGATAAGGCTTATGCCCAAAAGGGATATCCGATTATTGCCATCAATCCCAACGATGCCAATGCTTACCCAGAGGATGATTTCGCCAGCATGAAGGTCCGTGCCGAAGAGCGTGGATTCACCTTCCCGTACTTGGTGGATGGCAATTCCGAGATTGCACGTACGTTCGGCGCAACTCGCACCCCACATGTCTACCTGCTCAACAAGGAAGGCGGCGAACTCAAAGTGCGCTATATTGGTGCCATCGATGACAATGCACGCGACGCTAGCTCTGTGGAGGATACCTACCTGGCCAATGCCATCGACGCGCTGCTGGCTGGAGATGAGATTGCCGAGGCTGAAACTCGCGCGGTCGGCTGCTCCATCAAATTCGTAGGGCAATAA
- the crcB gene encoding fluoride efflux transporter CrcB, with the protein MELFAIFLGGGAGSLCRYGLAKAFPAGPEGFPYGTLAANFLACVVLGVAWHYFASHTGVNSQVKAMVLVGFCGGFSTFSTFSFETLRLIQAGNYGIAALYVIGSMVSCLLVLMIIGKWMK; encoded by the coding sequence ATGGAGCTATTCGCCATATTTTTGGGAGGAGGCGCTGGAAGCCTGTGTAGATATGGCCTTGCCAAGGCATTTCCAGCGGGCCCAGAAGGATTTCCCTATGGTACGCTTGCCGCCAATTTTCTGGCTTGTGTGGTGCTGGGGGTAGCTTGGCATTATTTCGCGAGCCACACTGGGGTAAACTCCCAAGTCAAGGCCATGGTACTCGTCGGATTTTGTGGGGGCTTTTCGACCTTTTCCACCTTCAGCTTTGAGACCCTCAGGTTGATTCAGGCAGGCAACTACGGCATTGCAGCACTTTATGTAATAGGTTCCATGGTTTCGTGCTTGTTGGTCCTCATGATCATCGGAAAGTGGATGAAGTAA
- the gpmI gene encoding 2,3-bisphosphoglycerate-independent phosphoglycerate mutase gives MSKRKVILIIMDGWGIAKDPSVSAIDAANTPFYDEAIRTWSNNKLQASELAVGLPEGQMGNSEVGHMNIGAGRIVYQDLVRLNREVESGNMAKNETFRHIVDYCTQNNKPVHLMGLLSDGGVHSHIGHLKGLVTFLAEAGVKEIYIHAFTDGRDTSPTGGLQYTEELQAHLDQVGSGKIASVIGRYFAMDRDKRWPRVKKAYDLIVNGEGKPFESALDAIQDSYDEGVTDEFIEPRVIVEQGQPVAKLKDEDAVIFFNFRTDRGRQLTQVLTQTDMPEEGMHTLKLEYATMTRYEESFKNVHVLYEKDNISNGLGEVLANAGKSQIRIAETEKYPHVTFFFNGGREEPMAGEEHLLCPSPKVATYDLQPEMSAEAIRDSIIPRLEEGEVDFVCLNFANADMVGHTGDWDAAVKACETVDACTKAVVEAAAANGYYVLVTADHGNSDCMRKPDGSPHTAHTTSLVPMYLVDPEKKWKLKDTLGKLGDIAPTILTLMDMQIPEDMSGDILVEKA, from the coding sequence ATGAGCAAGAGAAAAGTTATATTGATCATCATGGACGGCTGGGGCATTGCCAAAGACCCGTCCGTGAGCGCCATTGACGCTGCGAATACACCCTTTTACGACGAGGCCATTCGCACATGGTCCAACAACAAATTGCAGGCTTCAGAGCTCGCTGTAGGCCTCCCAGAGGGGCAAATGGGCAACTCCGAAGTGGGCCATATGAATATTGGCGCAGGACGGATCGTCTACCAAGATTTGGTACGGCTAAACCGCGAAGTTGAATCGGGCAATATGGCGAAAAACGAAACGTTCCGTCACATTGTCGATTATTGTACACAAAACAATAAGCCAGTCCATTTGATGGGCCTTTTGTCCGACGGCGGCGTGCATAGCCACATTGGACATCTCAAGGGGTTGGTCACCTTCCTCGCCGAGGCTGGCGTCAAGGAAATCTACATCCACGCGTTCACCGACGGCCGTGACACCTCTCCCACCGGAGGTCTCCAATACACCGAAGAATTGCAGGCACATCTCGACCAAGTTGGTTCCGGCAAGATCGCTTCTGTTATCGGAAGATACTTCGCCATGGACCGCGACAAACGCTGGCCTCGTGTGAAGAAAGCATACGACCTCATCGTAAATGGCGAAGGCAAGCCGTTTGAGTCTGCCTTGGATGCCATCCAGGATTCCTATGACGAAGGCGTAACCGATGAATTCATCGAACCTCGAGTTATCGTCGAGCAGGGCCAACCCGTTGCCAAGCTCAAGGATGAAGACGCCGTAATCTTCTTCAACTTCCGCACAGACCGTGGCCGCCAGCTTACGCAGGTCCTCACCCAGACCGATATGCCCGAGGAAGGCATGCATACCCTCAAGCTGGAGTACGCGACCATGACCCGATACGAGGAGTCTTTCAAAAACGTCCACGTACTGTACGAAAAAGATAATATCTCCAACGGGCTCGGAGAAGTACTTGCCAATGCAGGAAAATCCCAAATCCGTATTGCCGAGACTGAAAAGTATCCACATGTGACCTTTTTCTTCAACGGAGGACGCGAGGAACCCATGGCCGGCGAGGAGCATTTGCTATGCCCATCTCCCAAGGTCGCGACCTACGATCTCCAGCCAGAGATGAGCGCAGAGGCGATCCGCGATTCCATCATTCCTCGGTTGGAAGAAGGAGAGGTAGATTTTGTATGTCTAAACTTCGCCAACGCCGACATGGTAGGGCACACCGGTGATTGGGACGCCGCGGTCAAAGCCTGCGAAACCGTCGATGCCTGTACCAAGGCGGTCGTGGAAGCTGCTGCTGCCAATGGATATTATGTCCTCGTAACGGCTGACCATGGCAACTCCGATTGCATGCGCAAGCCAGATGGGAGTCCACACACGGCACACACCACTTCACTTGTGCCTATGTACTTGGTAGATCCCGAAAAGAAATGGAAGCTCAAGGACACACTCGGCAAGTTGGGGGACATCGCTCCGACTATCTTGACCTTGATGGACATGCAGATTCCCGAAGATATGTCCGGCGATATCCTCGTCGAAAAAGCCTAG
- a CDS encoding DUF4783 domain-containing protein: MRFLSTITLLLVLFSFGLSKSYAQDGDDVLHEVWESMTAGDADRLAEQFDTRVEINLFGKSEEYTQAQAKYVMEQFFQDYPNSIFKILHKGNTDRTTYAVCEYTCDKGTFDVNVFIQQTANGGVLSEIRFEAR, translated from the coding sequence ATGAGATTCCTCAGTACCATCACTTTGCTTCTTGTATTGTTTTCATTTGGCTTGTCAAAGTCCTACGCGCAGGATGGTGATGACGTGCTCCACGAAGTGTGGGAGAGCATGACTGCCGGTGACGCCGACCGCCTCGCCGAGCAATTTGATACCCGAGTGGAGATCAACCTATTCGGCAAAAGCGAGGAGTATACCCAAGCACAAGCCAAATACGTGATGGAGCAATTTTTTCAGGACTACCCCAACTCTATCTTCAAGATCCTGCACAAGGGAAACACCGATCGTACCACCTACGCTGTATGTGAATATACCTGCGACAAGGGTACATTTGATGTCAATGTGTTCATCCAGCAAACCGCCAATGGGGGCGTGCTGAGTGAAATCAGGTTTGAAGCTAGATAG
- a CDS encoding sulfotransferase, translating to MKEDNTKLLLILGCQRSGTTLLSAMLGGHPEISMLFESTDEDVMALIGKKYRGNKLLTWRQIRMNQRASRFGYLMNRLANIDLNKKAKPHKTRPFPTSRLSIQDYIDLGAKIITITRKKDEVVSSIINRTKMSEAQASSEYDLAMAEVDKVRHIAHNINFSELVGEPTETLKGICEFLELDFEERMLEGPKYNFVYPHKAILKEKSSETSPKWQKDTSRQTA from the coding sequence ATGAAGGAAGACAATACAAAATTACTGTTGATTTTAGGCTGCCAGCGAAGTGGTACCACCTTGCTTTCAGCCATGCTAGGGGGACACCCTGAAATCAGTATGCTGTTCGAGTCTACTGACGAGGACGTGATGGCCCTGATCGGGAAGAAATACCGCGGAAACAAACTGTTGACTTGGCGTCAAATCCGCATGAACCAACGGGCAAGTCGATTTGGGTATCTCATGAATCGTCTGGCCAACATCGACCTCAACAAGAAGGCCAAGCCTCACAAAACCCGTCCATTCCCCACCTCCCGACTTTCCATTCAAGATTACATCGACTTGGGGGCCAAGATCATCACCATTACTCGCAAGAAAGACGAAGTGGTGAGCAGCATCATCAATCGCACCAAAATGTCAGAGGCTCAGGCTTCCAGCGAATATGATCTTGCCATGGCCGAGGTAGATAAAGTGCGCCATATTGCCCACAATATCAACTTCTCTGAATTAGTTGGTGAGCCAACTGAGACCCTGAAAGGGATTTGTGAATTCTTGGAACTAGATTTCGAAGAGCGCATGTTGGAAGGCCCGAAATATAATTTTGTCTACCCCCACAAGGCCATCCTCAAGGAAAAATCCTCCGAGACTTCTCCGAAATGGCAAAAAGACACCTCCAGACAAACCGCCTAG
- a CDS encoding glycosyltransferase family 2 protein — translation MHVVSVILATYNGADAIERTVKSILGQTGINVQFKVELIIVDDCSTDNTVALLEPFDLQIYRTPKNSGGPNTGRNIGLKHATGDFICIADQDDEWEPHKLATLLPFTDRVKIVTSGYTVIDSTTHRNMVRVNNSGEPHLYFERNATFLTKLTKSHTGQNTYLGSILYSKEFQHILFEEHFGMVDFDWVVRLFHGQDSIEVSQSLYNRYVEGSNLSLNEGYRRKDYYYSLMFIEDYEDTYPKAVETARKRINGSRARYYYLMDNMHKARFYFLKSSFGMKTLMYYLTTYVGSSFVKKRFNVFG, via the coding sequence ATGCACGTTGTTTCTGTCATTCTCGCCACCTACAATGGAGCAGACGCCATTGAGCGAACAGTCAAATCCATCTTGGGACAAACCGGAATCAACGTGCAATTCAAGGTCGAATTGATCATTGTGGACGACTGCTCTACCGACAACACGGTTGCGCTGCTCGAACCATTTGATCTTCAAATCTACCGTACTCCCAAAAACAGTGGTGGCCCCAATACCGGCAGAAATATTGGTCTCAAACATGCGACGGGAGATTTTATCTGTATTGCAGATCAAGATGACGAGTGGGAACCCCACAAACTTGCAACCCTCCTACCCTTTACCGATCGAGTCAAGATTGTCACCTCGGGCTATACGGTGATCGACAGCACCACCCATCGAAACATGGTTCGGGTCAACAACTCTGGAGAACCCCACCTCTATTTCGAGCGCAATGCGACCTTTCTTACGAAATTGACCAAATCCCACACGGGACAAAATACCTATTTAGGTTCCATCCTGTACTCCAAGGAATTCCAACACATCCTATTTGAGGAGCATTTTGGAATGGTGGATTTTGACTGGGTAGTTCGGTTGTTTCATGGGCAAGACTCCATCGAGGTCAGCCAGTCTTTGTACAACCGATATGTGGAAGGCAGTAATCTGTCTCTGAACGAAGGATATCGCAGGAAGGATTACTACTATTCTCTCATGTTCATTGAAGACTATGAGGATACCTATCCCAAGGCCGTAGAGACTGCCCGAAAACGAATCAACGGAAGCCGGGCTCGGTACTACTATTTGATGGATAATATGCACAAAGCCCGATTTTATTTCTTGAAGTCGAGCTTTGGAATGAAAACCTTAATGTACTACCTTACAACTTACGTCGGTTCTTCTTTTGTGAAGAAACGGTTTAATGTATTCGGGTGA